In a single window of the Haloprofundus halobius genome:
- a CDS encoding DUF4143 domain-containing protein, with product MTDPSDGSDFIADAEWHNEWWDTDGGSLSELEETASLTPRSDLLKVLQSIDKEREDETESLVYPIYGPTGIGKTTLIQQFIAAILDSDIVDFSPGHRDLDIVGTVDPRRILYVPLEDSLYHLEPSSSAVEKLENVIDYFRSHVAPRRGRKYIVLDDIGALRLDEDEQSALLDLVDDDTYLLLTGIVESQVDLSGISASSEPKINYPRAMLPMKFVDTIKQGAYDDSALLETDSEFALRVESHQTRSMDGESLIKDVRSNLSESENLDDAVASLNQLYFETFSDVERDGLYEAAHEYLQKGGIFLRATETSVKNELIRSHLLLYLYKELAEYESIQRPENLHRIASLAASQAGNELRYTDISEQLEVDRRTVDSYLSVLDDGLSVSESHDFSLQRHRRTRLYLRNPRHVVLLSQRQEHHGFETYEKTRSLNHEFEYKLARTVAFDHAKRLAWRVGGSGDEDPQVEYYETESGTVDYILHNEDGVVVPFVLSYHPHAGNADEIAVEFDPTVGKHPKPGEEELLDLDYEAPYRFIIADSLPKEVTRSGSLIIERDGVNLCYIPYWLFLLIC from the coding sequence ACTGCAGTCAATTGATAAAGAACGAGAAGACGAAACGGAGAGTCTCGTCTATCCTATCTACGGACCGACCGGCATCGGGAAAACGACGCTTATTCAACAATTCATCGCTGCAATTCTTGATTCAGACATCGTGGACTTCTCTCCAGGACACCGTGATTTAGATATTGTTGGGACCGTTGATCCACGTCGGATCCTCTATGTTCCTCTCGAGGATTCCCTCTACCATCTCGAACCTTCGAGCAGTGCTGTGGAAAAACTAGAAAACGTTATCGACTACTTCCGTTCTCACGTCGCTCCCCGCCGAGGCCGTAAGTACATCGTCCTCGACGATATTGGGGCTCTACGACTCGATGAAGATGAACAGAGTGCCCTTCTCGACCTTGTAGATGATGATACCTATCTACTGCTGACTGGTATTGTAGAATCGCAGGTCGACCTGAGTGGTATCTCGGCTTCGAGCGAGCCCAAGATCAATTATCCTCGTGCGATGTTGCCGATGAAGTTTGTAGACACCATCAAGCAGGGAGCATATGATGACTCTGCGTTACTCGAGACAGACTCTGAATTTGCTCTTCGTGTGGAGTCACATCAAACGAGGAGTATGGATGGTGAGTCGCTGATAAAGGATGTTCGGAGCAATTTATCTGAATCGGAAAACCTAGATGACGCGGTCGCGTCGTTGAATCAGCTTTACTTTGAGACTTTCTCGGATGTTGAGCGAGATGGACTGTATGAGGCCGCTCATGAGTACTTGCAGAAAGGGGGAATCTTCCTACGCGCTACGGAAACCTCGGTCAAAAATGAGCTTATCCGTTCTCATCTCCTCTTATATCTCTACAAGGAACTTGCGGAGTATGAGTCGATTCAACGACCTGAGAACCTCCATCGGATTGCCTCATTGGCTGCGAGCCAGGCTGGGAATGAGCTCAGATATACGGACATCAGTGAACAATTAGAGGTCGATCGTCGGACTGTTGATTCATACCTGTCCGTGCTGGATGACGGGCTCTCAGTTTCGGAATCCCATGACTTCTCTCTTCAACGTCACCGTCGAACTCGGCTCTATCTCCGGAATCCGCGCCACGTTGTCCTTCTGTCTCAACGTCAGGAACACCACGGATTCGAGACATATGAGAAGACGCGATCGCTCAATCACGAGTTCGAGTACAAGCTAGCTCGAACCGTCGCGTTCGACCATGCTAAGCGGCTGGCGTGGAGGGTTGGCGGCTCAGGTGACGAGGACCCTCAGGTCGAATACTACGAAACTGAGTCGGGGACAGTCGACTACATCCTCCACAATGAGGATGGGGTAGTTGTCCCGTTTGTTCTCTCTTATCATCCACACGCGGGGAATGCTGATGAAATCGCAGTAGAATTCGATCCCACTGTCGGGAAGCACCCGAAACCTGGCGAAGAGGAGCTTCTCGATCTCGATTACGAAGCTCCCTACCGGTTCATCATTGCTGATAGCCTGCCAAAGGAAGTGACTCGGTCGGGCTCACTCATTATAGAGCGGGATGGCGTCAACCTCTGTTACATTCCCTACTGGTTGTTCCTCCTCATCTGCTAA
- a CDS encoding Cdc6/Cdc18 family protein → MIRDARVLRAGFVPREVEHRDAEVNHLSSVLEPITNGEPADTAIVTGPSGTGKTCISKFVTERLREEALDVEAIYVNCWRNYTRFRTLYQILDDLGATIDIHRQSTPHDELVDRLQQHDGPRTVVILDEVDQLEDPSVIYDLHSLPQFAIICIANKEEELFSRVDDRLVSRLRSSEHVRMDKYHDEQLYDILSARAKWGLDEDVITDDQLYRIADAAAGDARLAIGILRTAAGKADRENRERITDDILLDAAEDARAQIKQKSLDSLTPHQRVVYDIVREHGPVGPSEIHERYTEDVDDPRTKRTIRTYLSKMEQYNLLEAEGTSRDREYSLVDSAAASPMQ, encoded by the coding sequence ATGATCCGCGATGCTCGCGTTCTCCGGGCCGGGTTCGTCCCTCGGGAAGTTGAGCATCGCGACGCCGAGGTCAACCATCTCTCTAGCGTCCTCGAGCCCATCACGAACGGTGAACCCGCCGACACGGCTATCGTCACCGGACCCAGCGGGACGGGGAAGACGTGCATCTCGAAATTCGTCACGGAACGGCTTCGTGAAGAGGCCCTCGACGTCGAGGCCATCTACGTCAACTGCTGGCGCAACTACACACGGTTCCGCACGCTTTACCAGATCCTCGACGATCTCGGCGCGACCATCGACATCCACCGGCAGTCGACACCGCACGACGAACTCGTCGACCGGCTTCAGCAGCACGACGGCCCGCGAACCGTCGTCATCCTCGACGAGGTCGACCAGCTCGAAGATCCCAGCGTCATCTACGATCTCCACAGCCTCCCACAGTTCGCGATCATCTGCATCGCGAACAAGGAAGAGGAGCTGTTCAGTCGCGTCGACGACCGCCTCGTGAGCCGGCTGCGCTCCAGCGAACACGTTCGGATGGACAAGTACCACGACGAGCAGCTGTACGACATTCTGAGTGCGCGGGCGAAATGGGGGCTCGACGAGGACGTCATCACCGACGACCAGCTCTACCGGATCGCCGACGCAGCCGCCGGCGACGCCCGTCTCGCAATCGGCATCCTCCGAACGGCCGCCGGCAAAGCAGATCGCGAGAACCGCGAGCGCATCACCGACGACATTCTTCTGGACGCCGCCGAGGATGCTCGGGCCCAGATTAAGCAGAAGAGCCTCGATTCACTCACCCCCCATCAGCGGGTTGTCTACGACATCGTTCGCGAGCACGGCCCGGTCGGGCCGAGCGAGATTCACGAGCGCTATACCGAGGACGTCGATGACCCACGGACGAAGCGGACTATCCGCACGTACCTCTCGAAAATGGAGCAGTACAACCTCCTCGAAGCGGAGGGGACGAGTCGGGATCGAGAGTACTCGCTCGTCGATTCGGCAGCGGCGTCGCCGATGCAGTGA
- a CDS encoding site-specific DNA-methyltransferase, with product MSKQVTRDGNREQLQELLRDLFQFDAADLNFGVYRILNQRRDRIEQFIEEDLLDAVDESLESLADAKRAEIEEELEEKAAELRQDWDNDIFNPDGSLKDQYTNLGQKDLEEYQDLWETREDVAVAEETEARIFNDLYRFFSRYYEDGDFHTKRRISSKDSKYYVPYNGEETYFHWANNDQYYVKTGEHFTDYRFDADEWTVEFRLEEADVPQDNVKGDSRYFVLGRGNPVSTDADEQTVTIRFQYRQITEDEADDYLEAYNEATGDDRSSFAHMTPEMRCDALEGRILDYVENAGAERILTTEKDDDATSTVLKSHLTRYVSENSMDYFVHKNLQEFLEGELEFFLQNEVLDVDELIKADDGSSPPVLRARTVRDIAERIISFLAQIEDFQKRLFEKKKFVVQTDYMVTLDQVPDDLYDEILENDEQLEQWEDVYNTNQWDTDLKWQGEFDQTFLNNHPYVMIDTALFDDGFKLKLLSAFEDLEEATDGVLVNSENFQALNLLIEKYRNEVDCTYIDPPYNTGGRDFIYKDNYQHSSWLSMMADRLQMGRQILSGEGALFANVDDNEHGNLRQLIDNVYGKENFVANVIWEKKYARQNDATWFSTSHDHLLVTAKDKEKWEIHPLPRTEDQNKAYTNPDGDPRGPWQSVVYTCNKTAEQRPNLYYPIEHPKTGEEIWPSKTRVWAFDQETHKKNVEEDRLWWGENQEKTKPRQKVFLDEMGGIVPKTIWSRDFAGDNQKAQRDLASLGLEGAFSNPKPTSLVQRVSQVSMSKEDTLLDFFAGSGTAAIAILQLNREDEGNRDYLMVEMGEYFDTVLRPRIQKRVFSDNWDEGVPEDRDGQTHLVKYHRLESYEDALNNISLSEPSSPQQKLVNEEVEDYILGYMLDFESQDSASLLPEGTFEEPFSHELKIEQNGTSREPTTVDLVETFHYLIGADVRQYWHETHQDRKYVVTECEVDTESGIEKVLTAWRPTEDIDYEEEKDWFDDEFDSESYDRVYVNGESQIAQAEPLEITFREKMEESPNVA from the coding sequence ATGTCTAAGCAAGTTACACGAGACGGAAATCGAGAACAGCTTCAGGAACTGCTACGAGATCTCTTCCAGTTCGACGCCGCCGATCTCAACTTTGGTGTCTACCGCATACTGAACCAGCGCCGAGACCGAATTGAGCAGTTCATCGAAGAAGATCTCCTCGACGCTGTTGACGAAAGTCTGGAATCTCTGGCTGATGCGAAGCGCGCGGAGATTGAAGAGGAGCTGGAGGAGAAAGCCGCAGAACTGCGTCAGGACTGGGACAATGATATCTTCAACCCCGATGGATCGCTGAAGGACCAGTACACAAACCTCGGACAGAAGGACCTCGAAGAGTACCAGGACCTCTGGGAGACGCGGGAAGACGTCGCCGTTGCGGAGGAGACGGAAGCCCGTATCTTCAATGACCTGTACCGGTTCTTCTCTCGGTACTACGAGGACGGAGACTTTCACACCAAGCGCCGTATCTCCTCGAAGGACTCGAAGTATTACGTCCCGTACAATGGGGAAGAGACGTATTTCCACTGGGCGAACAACGACCAGTACTACGTCAAAACGGGCGAGCACTTCACCGATTACCGGTTCGATGCCGACGAGTGGACCGTCGAGTTCCGTTTAGAGGAGGCGGACGTGCCGCAGGACAACGTCAAGGGAGACAGCCGATACTTTGTACTCGGTCGTGGCAACCCGGTTTCGACGGACGCTGACGAGCAGACGGTAACGATTCGATTCCAGTACCGACAGATCACTGAAGACGAGGCCGATGACTACCTCGAGGCGTACAATGAGGCGACGGGCGACGATCGAAGCTCCTTCGCGCACATGACGCCCGAAATGCGGTGTGACGCTCTCGAAGGACGTATCTTAGACTATGTCGAGAACGCAGGAGCTGAACGCATTCTTACTACCGAGAAGGACGACGATGCTACCTCGACGGTACTGAAAAGCCATCTCACCCGATACGTCTCGGAGAACTCCATGGACTACTTCGTCCATAAAAACCTCCAAGAGTTCCTTGAGGGCGAACTCGAGTTCTTCCTCCAGAACGAAGTTCTCGATGTCGACGAACTGATCAAAGCAGATGACGGTTCGTCCCCACCGGTGCTTCGTGCTCGGACAGTGCGCGACATCGCGGAACGCATCATCTCGTTCCTAGCGCAGATTGAGGACTTCCAAAAGCGGCTCTTCGAGAAGAAGAAATTCGTCGTGCAGACAGACTACATGGTCACTCTCGACCAGGTCCCCGACGACCTCTACGACGAGATTCTCGAAAACGACGAGCAGCTCGAACAGTGGGAGGACGTCTATAACACGAACCAGTGGGATACGGATTTGAAGTGGCAGGGTGAGTTCGACCAGACGTTCTTGAACAATCACCCCTACGTGATGATCGACACTGCGCTATTCGACGATGGGTTCAAGCTGAAACTCTTGTCCGCATTCGAGGATCTCGAAGAGGCTACGGATGGCGTGCTGGTCAATAGCGAGAACTTCCAGGCACTCAATCTCCTTATAGAAAAGTACCGGAATGAGGTCGACTGCACATACATCGACCCGCCGTACAACACTGGTGGCCGTGACTTCATCTACAAAGATAACTACCAACACTCGTCGTGGCTGTCTATGATGGCGGATAGACTTCAGATGGGTCGTCAAATCTTATCTGGTGAGGGAGCTCTCTTCGCGAACGTTGATGATAATGAACACGGGAACTTACGTCAACTTATAGACAATGTATACGGGAAGGAGAACTTCGTTGCCAATGTGATTTGGGAGAAGAAATATGCCCGCCAAAACGATGCAACATGGTTCAGTACATCGCATGACCATCTTTTGGTTACGGCGAAGGACAAGGAAAAATGGGAAATCCACCCTCTCCCCCGAACTGAGGATCAAAACAAAGCATACACAAACCCCGATGGAGATCCCAGAGGGCCTTGGCAGTCAGTTGTATACACTTGCAATAAGACTGCTGAACAACGACCTAACCTATACTATCCTATCGAACATCCGAAGACAGGGGAGGAAATTTGGCCCAGCAAAACACGAGTCTGGGCTTTCGACCAAGAAACCCATAAGAAGAATGTAGAGGAAGATCGGCTTTGGTGGGGAGAAAATCAGGAGAAGACAAAGCCAAGACAGAAAGTATTCTTGGACGAAATGGGCGGTATTGTGCCGAAAACAATCTGGTCAAGAGATTTCGCTGGCGACAACCAGAAGGCACAGAGAGACCTCGCCTCACTCGGCTTGGAGGGAGCCTTTTCCAATCCAAAGCCGACCTCGCTTGTGCAGCGGGTTAGCCAAGTCTCGATGTCCAAGGAAGACACACTCTTGGATTTCTTTGCGGGCTCAGGGACAGCAGCAATTGCAATCCTGCAACTGAACCGCGAGGACGAAGGAAACCGCGACTATCTCATGGTTGAGATGGGGGAATATTTCGATACTGTTCTCAGGCCCCGGATTCAAAAGCGTGTTTTCTCGGATAACTGGGATGAGGGTGTTCCTGAGGATCGGGACGGCCAGACACATCTCGTAAAATATCATCGTCTTGAATCCTACGAAGACGCGCTCAATAATATCTCACTCAGTGAGCCCAGCTCCCCCCAGCAGAAGCTGGTGAACGAGGAAGTAGAGGACTATATCTTAGGATACATGCTTGACTTCGAGTCACAAGATAGCGCTTCCCTTCTGCCCGAAGGTACGTTCGAGGAGCCGTTCAGCCACGAATTGAAGATCGAACAGAACGGAACAAGCCGAGAGCCTACGACCGTCGACCTCGTCGAGACGTTCCACTACCTCATCGGAGCTGATGTCCGACAATACTGGCACGAGACGCACCAAGATCGAAAATACGTCGTGACCGAGTGTGAAGTCGATACTGAGTCGGGCATTGAAAAGGTCCTCACAGCGTGGCGACCGACGGAGGATATTGACTACGAAGAAGAGAAAGATTGGTTCGACGACGAATTCGACAGCGAATCGTACGATCGCGTCTACGTGAACGGCGAGAGCCAGATCGCACAGGCAGAACCGCTCGAAATCACGTTCCGAGAGAAGATGGAGGAGAGCCCCAATGTCGCGTAG
- a CDS encoding DEAD/DEAH box helicase family protein, producing the protein MSRSALEKLRKRMALTAYFRDAFGVDDPNDPSSVRQYYEELDNQEEGYDDEGRSDVYRFVSFKFDGEVLTPEQLLQYDENVRTHTEALNERRSDPITLKPFQVLACLMTEAYLDRVVNNREAFLANLNEFVNEQNEEKGRIKFPEFDDSDLDKLAFWMATGSGKTLLMHINYYQYLDYVEDSEDLPENILLVTPNEGLSEQHIEDLRESSIPCHHFNADTIELQGAGENPVKVIEIQKLVEEKEGEGLSIEVESFGHNNLVLVDEGHKGSGKGQTWRKLRESLAEDGFTFEYSATFGQALSKASVDVEEEYGKSILFDYSYPRFYDDGYGKDYHIVNLESEVDTDLRDRYLLANLLTYYEQIHVFNQDPDTVRNTYNIKFPLLVFIGHTVNAATQSEVSKNEDRTLTDVEKSLNFMAKVLRNEDNWVPEAIDRVLQKDAGLVDDDEIDPFGDALEALRDTDLDGEDIYDRLLEEMFHVRASSGLDLVNIENADGEIGLRASGTDDYFGVINIGGDRVFLDRVEGEYEHITVESDQFKKSLFRSINKRDSPINVLMGSRKFIEGWDSWRVSTMGLMNFGRGEGSQVIQLFGRGVRLLGKDRTLKRSSELEVDPPSNLPLLETLNVFGVRADYMAQFRDYLSDEGIDTDPREVVEIETQTQDHFQNQGLLVVRPEVDSEYVDEVNLELEATGDITPEIDIMPQVGVLSSRDESANEVDEKEPRTIPEEYLDLLDWHEIYRKVWQFRKEKGYRNLVCEKRILQKILSNEYYTLYCPESMLEVEHVDDLEQIQQIAVMILRKYIKEFYSGRQSNWEQSQLSYVPMDDELTRDQGNFFDRYTLSVKTSAEDFLSELQEAVEDDSLYTNADGKPNRVHFDRHLYLPLIAEETGIDEEDVDYSPPPLNKGEKRFVTNLKSYFQSPNGQKILDSWEVYLLRNQSRGKGVGLLSDGNRFFPDFIMWLQNGDTQHIVFLEPHGMVREGEPVEDHRVKFYDGIDSYESELAERTGKDHVSLHSYVISQTNLNDLRDLSRVDTREEFHEAGLYFPNEVSQIVEDVLESASAESQETTAE; encoded by the coding sequence ATGTCGCGTAGTGCGCTTGAGAAGCTACGGAAGCGAATGGCGTTGACCGCCTACTTCCGTGACGCCTTCGGCGTCGACGACCCGAACGACCCCAGCTCAGTCCGCCAGTACTACGAGGAACTGGACAACCAGGAAGAGGGGTACGACGACGAAGGGCGTAGCGACGTCTATCGGTTCGTCTCGTTCAAATTCGACGGTGAGGTTCTGACGCCTGAACAGCTGCTTCAGTACGACGAGAACGTCAGAACACACACTGAAGCACTCAACGAACGGAGATCTGACCCAATCACGCTGAAGCCGTTCCAAGTACTGGCGTGCTTGATGACTGAGGCGTATCTCGATAGAGTGGTGAACAATCGAGAAGCGTTTCTGGCTAACCTCAACGAGTTTGTCAACGAGCAGAACGAGGAAAAAGGACGGATCAAGTTCCCCGAGTTCGACGATAGTGACCTCGACAAACTGGCGTTCTGGATGGCAACGGGCAGTGGGAAGACACTGCTCATGCACATCAACTACTATCAGTACCTCGACTACGTAGAGGACTCGGAAGACCTCCCAGAGAACATTCTCCTCGTGACACCGAATGAAGGCCTCTCGGAGCAGCACATCGAGGACCTGCGCGAGAGTAGCATTCCGTGTCACCACTTCAATGCAGATACTATCGAACTGCAAGGCGCCGGAGAAAATCCGGTTAAGGTCATCGAGATACAGAAGCTGGTCGAAGAGAAGGAAGGCGAGGGCCTCAGCATAGAGGTCGAATCATTCGGACACAACAATCTAGTCCTCGTCGACGAAGGGCACAAGGGATCTGGAAAGGGCCAGACATGGCGGAAGCTTCGCGAGAGTCTCGCCGAAGACGGGTTTACCTTCGAATACAGTGCGACGTTCGGGCAGGCACTTTCGAAGGCTTCCGTTGACGTTGAAGAAGAGTACGGGAAGTCGATCCTCTTCGACTATTCGTATCCCCGGTTCTACGATGACGGATACGGGAAGGACTACCATATTGTGAATCTGGAGAGTGAGGTCGATACCGACCTCCGTGATCGGTATCTCCTCGCGAATCTCCTCACCTACTACGAGCAGATCCACGTGTTCAACCAAGACCCGGATACGGTCCGGAACACGTACAATATCAAATTCCCACTTCTCGTCTTCATTGGCCATACGGTAAACGCAGCGACACAATCCGAGGTCAGCAAAAACGAAGACCGGACCCTCACCGACGTCGAGAAGTCGTTGAACTTCATGGCTAAGGTTCTCAGAAACGAGGACAATTGGGTGCCGGAGGCTATCGACCGCGTTCTTCAGAAGGACGCCGGGTTGGTCGACGATGATGAGATCGATCCGTTTGGTGACGCGCTTGAAGCGCTCCGCGACACCGATCTCGACGGCGAGGATATCTACGATCGGCTACTGGAGGAGATGTTCCACGTTCGTGCGTCGTCCGGCCTAGACCTCGTCAACATCGAGAATGCAGACGGAGAGATCGGTCTTCGGGCGAGCGGAACAGATGATTACTTTGGTGTGATTAATATCGGTGGGGACCGGGTGTTCCTCGACCGAGTCGAAGGTGAGTACGAGCACATCACCGTTGAATCAGACCAGTTCAAGAAATCGCTCTTCCGTTCCATCAACAAGCGCGACTCACCGATTAACGTGCTTATGGGGTCGCGAAAGTTCATCGAGGGATGGGACTCCTGGCGTGTTTCCACGATGGGCCTAATGAACTTCGGACGGGGAGAAGGGTCTCAAGTCATCCAGCTCTTCGGGAGAGGGGTACGACTTCTGGGAAAAGACCGAACGCTCAAACGGTCTTCAGAACTTGAAGTCGACCCGCCATCGAACCTTCCGCTTCTGGAGACGCTGAACGTCTTCGGCGTTCGTGCCGATTACATGGCGCAGTTCCGGGACTACCTCTCCGATGAAGGGATTGACACCGATCCGCGTGAAGTCGTAGAGATCGAAACTCAAACCCAGGACCATTTCCAGAACCAGGGATTGTTAGTTGTGCGACCAGAGGTTGATTCTGAGTACGTCGACGAGGTCAACCTGGAGCTTGAAGCTACGGGCGATATCACTCCCGAGATAGACATTATGCCCCAAGTTGGGGTATTGTCGTCACGTGATGAATCCGCGAACGAGGTTGACGAGAAAGAGCCTCGGACAATCCCAGAGGAGTATCTCGACTTACTGGACTGGCACGAGATCTACCGAAAGGTCTGGCAGTTCCGCAAAGAGAAGGGATACCGGAATCTCGTCTGTGAGAAGAGAATACTGCAAAAGATCCTCTCCAACGAGTATTATACGCTGTACTGTCCGGAGTCAATGCTCGAGGTTGAGCACGTCGACGACCTTGAGCAGATACAGCAGATTGCCGTGATGATTCTCCGGAAATACATCAAGGAGTTCTATTCTGGACGACAGAGCAATTGGGAACAGAGCCAGCTGTCCTACGTCCCGATGGACGATGAGCTAACTCGCGACCAGGGGAACTTCTTCGATAGGTACACTCTCTCAGTCAAAACGAGCGCCGAGGACTTCCTGAGTGAACTGCAAGAAGCAGTCGAGGACGACTCGTTATATACAAATGCTGACGGGAAACCGAATCGAGTTCATTTCGACCGCCACCTGTATCTCCCGCTTATCGCTGAGGAGACTGGTATTGACGAAGAGGACGTCGACTATTCGCCACCACCGCTGAACAAAGGCGAGAAGCGGTTCGTGACAAACCTAAAGAGCTATTTCCAATCCCCCAACGGCCAGAAGATCCTCGATTCATGGGAGGTATATCTTCTCAGAAATCAATCACGGGGGAAAGGCGTCGGGTTACTCAGCGATGGGAATCGGTTCTTCCCGGATTTCATCATGTGGCTTCAGAACGGAGACACTCAGCACATTGTTTTCCTGGAACCGCACGGTATGGTTCGAGAAGGAGAGCCAGTGGAAGACCACCGCGTTAAATTCTATGACGGAATCGATTCGTACGAGAGTGAACTAGCAGAGCGGACGGGCAAGGACCACGTCTCCCTACATTCCTACGTCATCTCCCAGACGAATTTGAACGACCTTCGAGACTTGTCGCGGGTGGACACTCGCGAAGAGTTCCACGAGGCAGGACTGTACTTCCCAAACGAGGTTAGCCAGATCGTAGAAGACGTGCTCGAAAGTGCGTCTGCAGAATCGCAGGAAACGACCGCCGAATAA